GTTTACTTCTCAAAATATCGCAAAACAACTCAATGCAGACGATTACAAATATATTGTCTCAGAGCATGATGGCAATCTCACAGGGCTGGTCTCGTTGGATTTTTCTAGCACTTGCCCCATCACTGAAACGAAAGCCCCTGAACTTGATAGGCTCTATATTCAGGAGCCATTTACTGGGCAGGGGCTGGGGTCTAAGTTGCTAGTGGCGGCTATCAATGACTGTAAAAACTTGGGTCATCGAAGTCTGTGGCTGACGGTAAACCACAAAAATGCCAGAGCACGGGCTTTTTATAAGCGCCATGGCTTTGAGGAGATCGGAGAGACCTATTTTGTGCTAAATAAAGAGCAGCATTTAAATTATGTGTTAAGCAAATCCATCGTTTAATTTTGTGGTAATAGCTAACTTATTAAGGAAAATGATGAATTCACACGACATTCGGCCATTCATTCCCGTAAACAATTTGAACGCTTCAAAAGTGTTTTATGAGGCGCTAGGGTTTGAAAGTGATGATACCAATGATGAGATGATCATAATAAGCAACGATACATGTAGCTTCTTTTTATATCAGGCTGCCGATATAGAAGGAGAGACCAACCTGATGTTTCAGCTCATTGTGCCAGATATTCAAGCAGCGCTTAATTCTATCCAAAATGTACAAAATACAGAGGTAAAGTATGAACCCATCAAAGAAGCGCACTGGGGTAAAATTATCTACCTTTGGGGGCCTTCAGGTGAAATGTGGCACATCACTGAACTGGCAACGTGACTAAGCCTATATTTTAATCTTCAGTGCTGGATATAGGCTAATAAATTATAATACTGTTTATTTATACAGTTATATGTATAATCATTTCAGTTTTACCGAGGAGTGATTATGAATTATACAATTGAAGAATATGTACCTACGCCCCAAGAATACTGTGATATGCGCGTGACGGCTGGCTTATCAGCGAAATCTTTAAAAGCCGCAGAAATTGGCTTACCGAATACGTTATATGGTGTGTCTATTCGTCACGATAGCAAGCTCATCGGTATGGGCCGAGTGGTGGGCGATGGCGCATGTAATTTTGAGATTGTAGATGTCGCAGTTGACCCGCAATACCAAGGGCAAGGCTTAGGCCGACAAGTGATGGAGTACATTGATAGATACCTAACATCGGTTGCACTTGAAGGCTCGTATGTATCCATGATCGCTGATGAACCTAAATTTTATGAAAAACTAGGCTACCGCTTGGTGGCGCCAAAAAGCCAAGGTATGACCAAAAAGTTTTATCACTCGAAATGATTTGGGTAGGAGAGTATGAGCTTCCCTTTGAATATTTGCCTTCTTTATATTAAAAACTGAGGAGTATTTTTACGATTTTCATTCCATGGTTAAAGAAGGAGTTATCCAATAAAGCTAGATGCAGCGCAATAGGCATAGATCACAAAAGCTATACACAAAGGCATGATGAAGTATCAAAAGTGATTATGCTTATTATAAGTAGGTGGGAGAGTGACATTATTAAGAATGTACATCAGAAAATGAGAGAAGTGGCTTAAATCCACTTTAATACCTAGTGACAACGCGCAACTTAACTGCGCATTTTTTGTGTCTGAAATTTTTTGAATTATAATAGGTCTAGTTGCAAAGTGCGCAAATTAATGCGCATGAGAACTAAAGTGCGCAACTATCAATTCCTAAATCTTTAGGACTCAAGGAGCCGCTTGATGTTTTAGATTACTGGTATAATAAACAAAAAGAGATATTTGCAGATGCTGGGATAGCGATGCCATTAGAAAGCCCAAATAAGGATTTGCAAACCCCCCAATAAATAGCTACTATTTCCCGTATTGAATAAATCCGCCCAGTCTGACTAAGCGGGTTTTTTGTTTAAAGAATCAGAATTTACAGCCCGATCTATTTGTTTAGGTCGGGCTTTTTTGTGGGTGGAATTTATGGATTTAATATCGCAATTAAAAGTACATGAGGGATTTCGCTCGCAGATGTACAAATGCACCAAAGACAAATGGACCATTGGTTATGGCTTTAACTTAGAGAGTGGTATCACCAAAGAAGAAGCTGCGCTTTTATTGCAGTGCAGAGTTAAAAGAATCTCTCATCAGCTATCAAATGAGCTTCCATATTTCGCCTTACCCAATGAACAGCGCCAAGCCGTGCTAGTAAACATGGCTTTTAATCTGGGTGTTACAGGCTTAATGAACTTCAAAAAGACGCTTTCGTATGTGGAAGCTGGTGATTATGAGCAGGCCGCTATTGAAATGATGGACAGTCGCTGGGCTAAGCAAGTACCGAATAGAGCTCAAGAGCTTTCAAATCAAATGTACACTGGTATGTGGCACTGATTCTAAATCCTTTAATCCAGATTAAAAGACCTCCCTTCCTAAAGCAGGCAATCTTGCTTGTCATCAAACTTAGATTTAGAACAGCTTTTACTACTTTTTTTTCAGTCGCCTTTTGCCCCTGAAAAAATCGGTATGATCGTTTTATCGGATTGTTCATGAACAATTTGATGCTGCTAATTTAACTTTCCGAAATGGAAAGTGTCGCCAAGCTGGAAAAAATATTTTTTCTTGGGAACCAAAAAAATAAAATCCGCTAACATACCGTTATAAGCGAGTGAGAGTTAATTGAATAACTACCTCTAAATAGCACTACATAGTCAACACATGGGGATTTGCGTAAAAGTAAAATTTAAAATGAACAGACAATAAAAAACCGCACTGGGGCGGGTGATTAACATCCTTTGCGGAGTGACCTTGTCAAGGATCGAAAATATTAAAATAGAGGAGATAAGTATAATGATACTTTCAACTATAACTGAACTAATTGAAAATTTAACTAATTTGGGAGTGAATGTGTATTGTATTTTATTTTTTATTGTAGTGTGTTTGGCGGTTTGGAAAGGGCCGAGCTACATGAGTGCTTACGCATCAATAAAGGCCGCTAACATGAGGGAGGATACAAGCGATGGCAAGGCTTAAGCCCTTTATATAAAGAATGCTGTAATGGAAAGTGAGTTTGAGTAAACTCATAACTTTATTGGGTAGAAAGCAAAAACTCTCAAAGGGGCGGGTTTTAGACTTTTATGATTTTGATAAACTAAAGATTATGATTGCAATTTAAAAATTTAATTATTGCATTAAAAGTGAGTAGCATAGCCAAATTAAAGGTCAGAAGCATCATTAGTGAAAATGGTGCTGATAAAGTGGGCTTAAATACAGGCGAAGGTAGTTTACGTTTTGGAAATCCTGTTTGGGTCGTCAACGCGTGTTGTAGCCGGCTATAAGCCTTGTTGTACATGTACAACAAGGCTTTGTCTTATGGGTAAGTCGTCATTTGTAGCCCTGTGATACCATAAGTCTAGAAATAAGGTTCATAGAGATAACAATATGTATATTTTGCAAAGTATTGTAAGTATGTAAAATGCATGTGATTTTTGGTACATCAATATGATGTGCAGCATGATGGCTCTGGTGCATATAGAAAATACTATTTGATAAATGTGGTAATGAACCAGAGGCGTGAGAGAGTTGAATGTTAATCTAAGGATATTTTGCTAAAACACCAAACTTAGTTGCATGGCTAATTAGCTGTAAGCTTGTTGGTCAAGAAAACTCAACACCAATTTCCCCTGAAAACTCGCTATTTCTAACTATATTTGTAATAAGTAACAAGCAAATAGTGACTATCAATGAACTTCAAAAGCCTGCAAGTTAAATACTCGTCCCTGTTTTTTGCCATCTCTGTGTTTTTTATTGCGGTTGTATCTATCAACCTGTTCCTTATATCTAAAACTGAAAAAAGCCTCAGTGAAGTTGGCAATAAATTCAACCCTGCAATCTCAGCCGTTATTAATGCAGACAGAGATTTATATCAAGCGCTATCAGCGGAGCAGCACACTTTGTATAGCACCAACTTGGATAGCAGCTACAACAGCTTGTATGCTGATTATCAAGAAAACGCGCAACAAGCGCTTGATCGTATGAACAAATACCGTGACTTGATGCAAGATTACCCCAGTGCGCTGTCACCGCTTCGGGGTTTTGATAACCAGTACAGGGCTTGGCTCAGCGACTCGCAAAAGGTGTTTGATTTAATACGTCAAGGTGATAAAAGCGCAGCCATTATTCAAAGCGAAGGGATAGCAACACAAAGCTTTAACGATCTTAGAGAGTATTTTAATTTGGCAGGCGAGGCCGCGGATAGGATAAGTGGTGAGGTGAGTAACCAATCTATCAGTGAAGTAAACAGCACTTTGACCGTGATTTGGGTGATCAGCGCCATAGTGGTTGCGATTATTATTGCCATTGGGGTGATAGCGCCTAAAAAAATGGCAAATGCCTTAAATGACCTTGCAAAGCAATTGAAAGAGATGAGTCATGGTGACGGGGATTTAACCAAACGCATTAATTCAGACCGCGATGATGAATTAGGCGATGTGGCCAATGAATTTGACAAGTTTGTTGCAGGTCTCTGTGATCTCATTCGCACCATTGTTGATGAGTCTATGTCGGTTGTTAAGGGAGTCGAGTCACTGGAGCGCGGCTCTAAAGATATTCACGATACGTGTTCTAACCAATTACAAGCCATTGAAGTGATTGTGACTGCCGTGAATGAAATGTCCTATGCAATTAAGGAAGTAGCTAAAAACGCCAGTTTAACTGCACAAGATTTATCTCATGTGAATGAGCTCACAGAAGAGGGGACAAGCGTGACTAACCAGACGGTGAGCCAAATAACGCAGTTATCAGAGGTAGTTGCACATGCGTCAGATACAATCTCTAAAGTTGCCGAAGATTCAACAAATATTGCTTCTGTTTTAGATGTTATTCGCGGTATTGCAGAGCAAACCAACCTACTGGCGTTAAACGCTGCCATTGAGGCCGCAAGAGCGGGGGATCAGGGCCGAGGTTTTGCAGTGGTTGCTGATGAAGTAAGAACTCTGGCAAGTAAAACACAGCAATCGACCGAAAATATTCAAGAAATGATTTCGAATTTACAACAAGGTGTCGAACAGGCAGTCTCATCCATTGAAAAAGGCAATGAGTCAACGAGCTCCACGGTGGAGTGCTCTTCTCAGACTTTGGAGTCCTTGGACAAAATTGCGCAAGCATCGGCGCGTGTATCGGATGTTGCAGTGCAAACTGCCACTGCGACAGAGCAACAAAGTAAAGTCACAGAAGATATCAGCGGTAACTTGACACAAATGTCCGAAGGTACACGCCATAACTTTGATACCGCCGTTGAAAACGAAGAGATAGCAGATCAAACCATGGCAAGTGCTAAAAAGTTGCGCGAGGCAGTCGGTGGCTTCAAGTTAGGCTAGTGTTTTTCTTTAAGTTTCTTATGGGAGTACATGCATCAGCAGTGCTTGAATTTCCAAGCCCACTTCTTGTGAAAAGCACTTCTTAATGACGAATGATCGATTAAATAAGTTATTTGTATTGTTGTACAAGGCTGATTTTAATCACTTTAAAAGTAATCTCTATTTAGGTGTAGCTCGTACCATCATGTAACTTTCGTGATTGACCGTCGAACTAAATGGAGTCGCAATAATGGCGCTAGAAAAAGCTAAAAATGTATTAGGTGGGGATTTAGAGGTGTGCTGTATCGATCCGTTAACCGGGTTTATGCGTGACGGATATTGCAATACCAATGACATGGACCACGGCACACATGTGGTGTGCGCCATCGTCACTGAAGAGTTTTTGGCTTTTACCAAAACAAGAGGCAATGATTTAAGCACACCTGCGCCTCAGTATCAGTTTCCGGGTTTAAAGCCAGGTGATGGCTGGTGTTTGTGTTCTCTTAGGTGGAAAGAAGCGTATATAGCTGGGTTTGCACCACCAGTTAAGCTCAGTGCAACGCATGAAAAAGTACTTGAGTATGTGGATTTAGACGTATTGAAAGAGTTTAGCATTGACTGAATCCACTCACAGCAAATGATGGTTTGAACTGGTAGGTCTGTACCAGTTATTAAAACGCTTGCTATCAAGACCGAGTTTTGTCTTATATTTCTTCGCTTTATCGTCCACTGTTTGACCGCAAAAATAGCCAGTGATAGTGTCTAAAAAGCTGACAGTTTTAAAATATGTCAGCCGCTTTTTTATTACAATAATAAGGAAATCAACAATGTATATGCGCAATTCATATAAGGCATTGTCTATTGCCATTGCAAGCGCTCTGGCAATGAGTGCAAACGCCGCTGATGGCGTCAAGCGCTTACCAACCGAGCTACAAGGGCTGAATTACAACAAACCCTTAATTGAAGGCAAGTTGAGCTCGTCTATTCCCACACCTGAAAGTATATTAGGTTTCCCTGTTGGGCAGCGCGCTGCAACACCGGCTCAAATTACAGAGGCACTGGCGGCATGGCAAAAAGTCAGTGACAGAATGCAAGTTATTGAATATGCGCAATCTCACGAAGGGCGACCTTTACATTATGTGGTCATCTCGTCAGCAAAAAACTTGGCTAACACTGATCAAATCAAGTCAGACTTAGCGCGACTTGCAAACCCAGTCAATCTATCCAGCTCTGAAGAAAAGCGCATTATTGATCGCCTACCTGCGGTATCGTGGTTGGCTTATACCATTCATGGCAACGAGGCATCGGGCAGTGACGCGGCACTTGCCGCCATATATCAACTCATTGCATCGCAAGAGCAAGATATTGAAACGTTACTTGATAAAAGCGTGATCATTATCGACCCGTTGATGAACCCAGACGGTCGTGCTCGCTTTACCAAGCAGCTTCAGCAGCGTCGTGGCGTAGCCCCGAATGTTGACACGCAGTCCACATTGCATACAGATGCATGGGCCACAGGGCGAAGTAATCATTATTTCTTTGATTTAAACCGTGACTTTACATTGGGTGTACACCCAGAAACTCAGGGAATCGTCAAATCGATTAATGAATGGAACCCGCAGTTAATGATAGATGCCCATGAAATGGGATCGATGGATTCATATTTATTTGGTTTGGCAAGAGAGCCGGTAAACAAAAATCTATCATCTCATATCAGAAAATGGGGCACAGTGTTTGAACAAGACCAAGCTGATGCGTTAGATAAAGAAAACTGGCCATATTATATGGGTGAGTGGCTAGAAAACTTATATCCAGGCTATTCAAGTTATGCTGCTTTTAGAGGCACCATTCATATTCTATACGAGCAAGCACGGATCAAAGAAGACGGCGTAATGCAGCCTAATGGTCGTATAGTGAGTTATGCAGAAGGAGTTGACAAGCAACTGGTTAGTAGCATTGCCAACATTAAAACCTTAGCAAAACACTCCAAAGATATTTATCGAGACTTTGTCAAAGATAAGCGTCAGCTCATCTCAAAAGACAGCCCGTTTGCTGATCAAACTTTTGCTATTTTACCAACTGAAAACCATCAGCGTATGGCCAAGTTTGTCAATTTAATGCAGCTGCAAGGCTTTGAACTACACCAAAGCACTAAGCCGATTAAAGTGAGCAAGGCTAAAAACCAGCTCGGTGAGCAAGTTAAAACAGAACTGCCAGCTGGCACGCTACTGATCCGTAATCGCCAACCGCAAGGTCGATTAGTGTCAGCTATGTTGGAGTTTGATGCAAAAATTACGGATGAGGTATTAGTTGAAGAGCGTCAGCGCCTATTGCGAAATGGTTCAAGCTTAATGTATGACGCGACGGCGTGGAATATCTCCATGATGTACGGCCTTGAAGCACTGACTGTTAAAAAAGACATTAACGAAGATATTCGCCCTTATACAGCTCCTGAGCAGCGCCCGCCAATCATTAAAAAAGAGAACGCTTTGGCTTATGTCATTGACGGTCAAGACGATGCATCGGTTGGCTTTGCGGCCCGGCTGATGGAACGCGGCGTGACAACACGTATTATTGATAAAGAAACTGTGCTGGATGATGTGAATATAAGCCGTGGTTCCATTATTGTCTCGCGCTATGATAATGAGTTTTTCGCTGGCGATTTAGATGCAGTAGTAGAAAAAACAGCCAAAGAAATGCATGTTACTACGCACGCAGTTGCTGGTGGGCACGGAGAAGGTGATTTACCTGATTTTGGTGGTTCTCACTTTAAAGTATTGGCGCAACCGAGAATTGCGATTTTAAATGGCAGTGGTGTAAGTTCACTGGACTTTGGTGCAATTTGGCACAGCATAGACAGCAACTTAGGTATTCGTCACTCACATATTGATAGCGATTACTTTAATTGGACAGATCTAAGACGATACAACACGCTCGTTTTACCTTCAACTTGGCGCAGTAAATTAGGAAAGAGTGAATTATCTGCTATTAACAATTGGGTTGAGTCCGGCGGCACACTCATTGCGATTGATGGCTCTGTTCCTCAGTTGACCAACCCAAAAGCAAAGTTAAGCCAAGTCAGGCAGATAAAAGACGCATTCAAAGAGATTGAGCAATACGATATCGCATTGCAAAGAGAATGGTTAGCACAGCAAGATAACTACCCAGAAATTAGCAATATTTGGCAACATGACGCTGTTGATAAAGTCAAATACCCTTGGGATGCTGCTGCAAAGCCGCTGTCAGAGAAACAACTGAAAAAGCAAGATGAGTGGCTTGCCCAATTCAGAACCTCTGGTGCGATTGTTGCTGCAAGAACAGATCAAAAACATTGGCTTACTTTTGGTGCGCCGCCTGTGATCCCTGTTTTAACAGCAAGAGATCCTATTTTGATGAGTAAAGGACGCGTAGAAACCGCGGTTAGGTTTGGTAGCTATCAAGAAATGGACGCCAGCGCGTGGAAAAAACACGTCAAGGAAGCAAAAGATAAACCCGTTTCGCGTAAAGTGGGATGGGCGACATTACCCGAAAAGCAAGAGCTGACATTACGTATGAGTGGCTTGTTATGGCCTGAAGCCAGCAAGCGTCTTGCAAATTCAGCCTATTTGACTCGTGAACGAAAAGGCAACGGGCAAATCATTTTATTCTCTGGTCAACCGGTATTTAGGGGCTCTACACTTGCCACTAATCGATTGCTACTGAATGCCATTGTTTATGGATCGGGACTTGGTGCGCGTCAGGTGGTGACAAACTTATAATTTTCAACTTTTGGCTCAACCAATATCTTAAATATGACTGGGTGAGCCATTGGCACTATACATTCAAAATCTCTGACAGTTTGTTGAGTAACTTGTCATTCTCGGCATCATTTCCTACTGAAATTCGTATTAGATCAGGTCTATCATAGACCTGCATTTGACGTGTAATGAAGCCGTGCTCCAGCAGTTGCTTGAATATATCCGATGCATTTTCACCGAATTCAGCCAAAACAAAATTTGAGTTACTTGGATAACATAATAACCCTAAATTGCTTAAACCCTCACTGAGAACTTTGCGCCCCTGCTTGACACTGTCGATAACAAATTGACTATATGCACTGTCTTGCAAAGAGGCAATTGCGGCAGCAATGCCTAAGTTTGATATTGGGAAAGGCTGTTGCCCTCGGTTTA
This genomic window from Pseudoalteromonas luteoviolacea contains:
- a CDS encoding glycoside hydrolase family protein, with amino-acid sequence MDLISQLKVHEGFRSQMYKCTKDKWTIGYGFNLESGITKEEAALLLQCRVKRISHQLSNELPYFALPNEQRQAVLVNMAFNLGVTGLMNFKKTLSYVEAGDYEQAAIEMMDSRWAKQVPNRAQELSNQMYTGMWH
- a CDS encoding GNAT family N-acetyltransferase, with the translated sequence MNYTIEEYVPTPQEYCDMRVTAGLSAKSLKAAEIGLPNTLYGVSIRHDSKLIGMGRVVGDGACNFEIVDVAVDPQYQGQGLGRQVMEYIDRYLTSVALEGSYVSMIADEPKFYEKLGYRLVAPKSQGMTKKFYHSK
- a CDS encoding M14 family metallopeptidase, whose protein sequence is MYMRNSYKALSIAIASALAMSANAADGVKRLPTELQGLNYNKPLIEGKLSSSIPTPESILGFPVGQRAATPAQITEALAAWQKVSDRMQVIEYAQSHEGRPLHYVVISSAKNLANTDQIKSDLARLANPVNLSSSEEKRIIDRLPAVSWLAYTIHGNEASGSDAALAAIYQLIASQEQDIETLLDKSVIIIDPLMNPDGRARFTKQLQQRRGVAPNVDTQSTLHTDAWATGRSNHYFFDLNRDFTLGVHPETQGIVKSINEWNPQLMIDAHEMGSMDSYLFGLAREPVNKNLSSHIRKWGTVFEQDQADALDKENWPYYMGEWLENLYPGYSSYAAFRGTIHILYEQARIKEDGVMQPNGRIVSYAEGVDKQLVSSIANIKTLAKHSKDIYRDFVKDKRQLISKDSPFADQTFAILPTENHQRMAKFVNLMQLQGFELHQSTKPIKVSKAKNQLGEQVKTELPAGTLLIRNRQPQGRLVSAMLEFDAKITDEVLVEERQRLLRNGSSLMYDATAWNISMMYGLEALTVKKDINEDIRPYTAPEQRPPIIKKENALAYVIDGQDDASVGFAARLMERGVTTRIIDKETVLDDVNISRGSIIVSRYDNEFFAGDLDAVVEKTAKEMHVTTHAVAGGHGEGDLPDFGGSHFKVLAQPRIAILNGSGVSSLDFGAIWHSIDSNLGIRHSHIDSDYFNWTDLRRYNTLVLPSTWRSKLGKSELSAINNWVESGGTLIAIDGSVPQLTNPKAKLSQVRQIKDAFKEIEQYDIALQREWLAQQDNYPEISNIWQHDAVDKVKYPWDAAAKPLSEKQLKKQDEWLAQFRTSGAIVAARTDQKHWLTFGAPPVIPVLTARDPILMSKGRVETAVRFGSYQEMDASAWKKHVKEAKDKPVSRKVGWATLPEKQELTLRMSGLLWPEASKRLANSAYLTRERKGNGQIILFSGQPVFRGSTLATNRLLLNAIVYGSGLGARQVVTNL
- a CDS encoding lactoylglutathione lyase, coding for MMNSHDIRPFIPVNNLNASKVFYEALGFESDDTNDEMIIISNDTCSFFLYQAADIEGETNLMFQLIVPDIQAALNSIQNVQNTEVKYEPIKEAHWGKIIYLWGPSGEMWHITELAT
- a CDS encoding methyl-accepting chemotaxis protein encodes the protein MNFKSLQVKYSSLFFAISVFFIAVVSINLFLISKTEKSLSEVGNKFNPAISAVINADRDLYQALSAEQHTLYSTNLDSSYNSLYADYQENAQQALDRMNKYRDLMQDYPSALSPLRGFDNQYRAWLSDSQKVFDLIRQGDKSAAIIQSEGIATQSFNDLREYFNLAGEAADRISGEVSNQSISEVNSTLTVIWVISAIVVAIIIAIGVIAPKKMANALNDLAKQLKEMSHGDGDLTKRINSDRDDELGDVANEFDKFVAGLCDLIRTIVDESMSVVKGVESLERGSKDIHDTCSNQLQAIEVIVTAVNEMSYAIKEVAKNASLTAQDLSHVNELTEEGTSVTNQTVSQITQLSEVVAHASDTISKVAEDSTNIASVLDVIRGIAEQTNLLALNAAIEAARAGDQGRGFAVVADEVRTLASKTQQSTENIQEMISNLQQGVEQAVSSIEKGNESTSSTVECSSQTLESLDKIAQASARVSDVAVQTATATEQQSKVTEDISGNLTQMSEGTRHNFDTAVENEEIADQTMASAKKLREAVGGFKLG
- a CDS encoding GNAT family N-acetyltransferase: MYRVATLNDSANIAALSAQVWLHNYSTEGINTAISGYVLSEFTSQNIAKQLNADDYKYIVSEHDGNLTGLVSLDFSSTCPITETKAPELDRLYIQEPFTGQGLGSKLLVAAINDCKNLGHRSLWLTVNHKNARARAFYKRHGFEEIGETYFVLNKEQHLNYVLSKSIV
- a CDS encoding DUF2237 family protein; this encodes MALEKAKNVLGGDLEVCCIDPLTGFMRDGYCNTNDMDHGTHVVCAIVTEEFLAFTKTRGNDLSTPAPQYQFPGLKPGDGWCLCSLRWKEAYIAGFAPPVKLSATHEKVLEYVDLDVLKEFSID